The DNA sequence CGAAGCGTTCCTCGCTGAGGTCCTCCAGCGACTGCGCATGCTCCTGGAAGGCGGCGTTGTTGACCAGGATGTCCAGCCCGCCGAAGGCCTGCACGACCTGTTCGACGGCGCGCCGGCACCAGGCCGGGTCCTTCACGTCGCCGGCGATCAGGAGGCAGCGACGGCCTTCGGCCTCCACGCAGCGCTTCGTTTCTTCGGCGTCCTCGTGTTCGTTGAGGTAGGCGATGGCCACGTCGGCGCCTTCGCGCGCGTACAGCACCGCGACGGCGCGGCCGATGCCGGAATCGCCGCCGGTGATCAGCGCCACCATGTCGCGCAGCTTGCCGCTGCCCTGGTAGTCCGGGGCCATGAAGCGCGGCTTGAGTGCCATCTCGGTTTCCAGGCCCGGCTTCTCCAGGTGTTGCTGTGGCAGCGGGTTGCGCGGCTGGTCCCGCGTGCCGGTGGGGGGCGGCTCGCCCGGGGTGGCATCGCCTTGCGCCTGCTCGTCGCGTTCGTCCTGCGCATGCTGGATGG is a window from the Caldimonas thermodepolymerans genome containing:
- a CDS encoding SDR family oxidoreductase, yielding MARTDSRSNGRHDPDAVAARQRAIQHAQDERDEQAQGDATPGEPPPTGTRDQPRNPLPQQHLEKPGLETEMALKPRFMAPDYQGSGKLRDMVALITGGDSGIGRAVAVLYAREGADVAIAYLNEHEDAEETKRCVEAEGRRCLLIAGDVKDPAWCRRAVEQVVQAFGGLDILVNNAAFQEHAQSLEDLSEERFDETLRTNVYGYFHMAKAALPHLGPGSSIINTGSVVGLRGSSHLLDYSTTKGAIHAFTKALAQNVLERGIRVNAVAPGPVWTPLNPADSPPEKVQDFGRQTDMKRAAQPEELSPAYVFLASPVCASYVTGIVLPVTGTVGAI